The Sphingobacterium lactis sequence TTTATCAATTGTATGCCTGTGGGTGGTGAATGGAAGGTTTATCCATTTTAAAAACCACCAAAGGCTTTTTGTCTGATTAAGCTGTTCTACCTGGATATTCCTGCAATGCTTTTTCCAGGCATACCAATGCGTTCTTCAAATCGTCCTGATTGAGCACATAGGCCAATCGAACTTCATTGGATCCAGCGCCTGGTGTAGAATAGAATCCTGTTGCTGGCGCCATCATGACTGTTTCGTTGTTGTAACTGAATTTCTCCAACATCCACTGGCAGAATTTATCTGCATTGTCAATCGGCAATTTAGCGATGACATAGAAAGCACCTCCTGGGTTCGGGCAGAAAACACCATCAATCTGGTTAAGGCCGTTCACTAAGGTATCTCTTCTTGCTGTATATTCTTTGGATACTGCTTCAAAATAGCTGTCCGGCGTATCGACTGCAGCTTCACCCGCAATCTGACCTTCCAAAGATGGGGAAAGGCGTGCTTGTGCAAACTTTAACGAAGTCTGATAGAGTTCCTTGTTTTTGGTAATGATACACCCGATACGCGCGCCACATGCGGAATAACGCTTGGACACGGTGTCGAATACCACGACATGCTGTTCCAATCCTTCCAATTGCATAGGGGAGATGAACTCGCGTCCATCATAACAGAATTCGCGGTATGCTTCATCTGAGAATAGGTATAGGTCATGTTTCAAACACAATTCCTTCAATGCTTCCAATTCCTCACGTGAATACAGGTAGCCTGTTGGGTTGTTCGGGTTACAGATAGCAATTGCTTTGGTTTTTTCGGTAATTACCTTTTCGAAATCAGCGATGGATGGCAACGCGAAACCATTGTCGATTACGGACATGATCGGTTTCACGACGATATCTGCAGAGCAGGCAAACCCATTGTAGTTCGCATAGAATGGCTCTGGGATGATGACTTCCTCGCCAGGATTCAAGCAGGCTTGCATCGCAATCGTGATCGCCTCTGATCCACCATTGGTCACCAAGATATCATTCGGGGTGATGTTGTAATTTATTTTATTGTAGTATTCTGCAAGTTTGGTTCTGTAGGAAAGGGTCCCTTCGGATGGCGTATAAGCCCATACCTTGAAATCGATGTTCTTTAACGCGTTCAACATGATCTCCGGAGTTTCGATGTCCGGTTGACCGATGTTCAGGTGATAGATTTTCTTACCTTCCTTTTTAGCTTGATCCGCAAAAGGTGTTAGTTTTCTGATAGGTGATGCGGGCATATCGATGCCCTTTTGCGATATAGATGGCATTATAATTTTGTTATGTTTTTAGTCCACAAATGTACGAATAAAATATGACCGTACTAAACAAAACATGCCACTCGAGTGGAGTGGCATGCCTATACTTTATAAGGAAAGGGATTATTCTACAATTCCTTTGATAGTCAATGTTTTTACCGGTGTTTTGGTATTAGACTTTACGATAAAGGACTTCGTGAATGGGCCTTTAGCTGCCGCATTGAAGGTTACTTTGATCGTACCGGCTTCACCAGGTTTCACTGGCGTTTTGGTGAATTCAGCTACAGAACAACCGCAGGTCGGCTGTACATCGGAAATGATGATCGGCTGATCGCCGGAGTTGCTGAACTTGTATTCGTAAGATACTGGTTTATTTACCGGAATCTTACCGAAGTCATGCGTTTCCTTGTCAAACTTAAATTCCGCTGCCAACATACCCATTGCTGTTAAGCTGATAAAGGCAATCACCACTGCACATATACTCGTAATTTTTTTCATTGTTTCAATTGTTTTTGTTTCGTTAAATCAAGATAATCAAATCTAAGACCATTTTTAAGCGTTTAACCATTTTGTCGTATAAAATAGGTTAAACAACACAATAATTTTACAAATAGTTTATATAATTCCTTCCTTCAATATATCCTGAAGGTGGATAATTCCCGCATATACACCATCGTGGGTAACCACCAACTGGGAAATGCTATTCTGTCGCATGACATGCAAAGCGCTGGCTGCCAGTTCTGTTTTGTCAATGGTCTTGGGGTTGAGCGACATGATGTCTTTAGCCGTCAAACCGGTCACATCAGTATGTTTTTCCAGCATACGTCGGATATCACCATCAGTAATGATTCCCAGTATTTTTCCTTGTTCCGTTACGACCGTAGCCCCTAAACGGTAGGTGGTTATGCTGATCAATACCGAACGGACATCGGCATCCTGTTCTACTTCCGGCAATCCGTTGTGGTCAGAAAGATCACCTACTTTCAGGTACAGCTGTTTTCCCAACGCTCCTCCAGGGTGGTATTTAGCAAAATCCTGATCCGTAAATTGGCGAAGGTTCTGCAAGCATACTGCGATGGCATCGCCCATGGCCAACTGTACGGTGGTACTTGTCGTCGGTGCCAAATTGTTCGGGCAAGCTTCGCGTGTGATGCTCGTGTCCAAAATATAATCCGCCTGTTCGGCAAGGAAAGAGGATTTATTGCCGACCATGGCAACCAAGGTGTTGCCCGTTTGCTTTAAATAAGGGACCAATACTTTGATCTCTGGGGTATTGCCACTTTTGGAAATCGCAATGATGAGGTCGTCCTGTTGGATAATGCCCAAGTCACCATGGATCGCATCTGCAGCGTGCATAAAGATGGCTGGGGTTCCCGTAGAATTCAGTGTGGCAACAATTTTCTGGGCAATGATGGCCGACTTGCCGATCCCTGTCAAAATAACGCGACCTTTCAAGGTGACGATCTGTTCAATGACCTGTACAAAATCCTCATCTATCTTCTCAGATAAGGCTAAAACATTGGCTGCTTCCAATTCAAATGTGCTCTGCGCCAACATTTTGATATCGATGTTGTTTTTCACGTAAAATATGTCTAATTTTATATATAAATTATTGTACTTACGGTACAAAAATACATTATTTAAGACGTATTATTTACAACGTTATTACATCTATTTATTTTGCCTAGTCAATGGAAATAGAAAAATCATTATTTGACAATCTTCAAGATTTTTTCGGCTTCGATACGTTTAAAGGTGACCAAGAAGCTATTATTACAAACATCCTGAACAAGAAAGATACCTTCGTAATCATGCCAACCGGTGGAGGTAAGTCAATCTGTTACCAGCTTCCAGCAATGATGAGCGAGGGGACAGCTATTGTCATTTCTCCATTGATCGCTTTGATGAAGAATCAGGTGGATCAATTGCGTGCCTTTGGCGGCAGGGATAGTATTGCACACTTTTTGAATTCATCGCTGACCAAAAATGAGGTGCAGCGTGTGAAGCAAGATGTGCAGGATGGTAAGACCAAGCTTTTATATGTGGCGCCGGAATCGCTAGCTAAAGAAGAGAACGTAAGTTTCCTGCGAAACAATAAGGTTTCCTTTGTCGCTGTCGATGAAGCACACTGTATCTCGGAATGGGGACACGATTTCCGTCCGGAGTACCGGAAAATCCGCCAGGTTATCAATGAAATCGGTGATAATATCCCGATTATCGCGTTGACAGCAACTGCCACACCGAAAGTACAGTCCGATATCCGCAAGAACTTGCAGATGACGGATGCAACGCTATTCAAATCTTCCTTTAACAGAACTAATCTCTATTATGAGGTGCGTCCGAAGCAGGATGTCATCAAGCAGATTGTCCGTTTCATCAAGAATAATACGGGCAAAGCAGGGATTGTGTACTGTTTGAGCCGGAAGAAGGTGGAGGAGATCGCTGAGGTGTTGAACATCAACGGGATTAAATCCTTACCGTACCATGCCGGTCTGGATGCCAAGACGCGTGCTGAAACTCAGGATAAGTTCCTGATGGAAGATATCGAGGTTATCGTTGCTACGATTGCCTTTGGTATGGGGATCGATAAACCGGATGTACGCTACGTGATCCACCATGATATTCCGAAATCCATGGAAGGCTACTATCAGGAAACCGGTCGTGCCGGAAGGGATGGGGGTGAAGGCTATTGTTTGGCCTTCTATTCCGAAAAGGATGTTGAAAAGCTTACCAAGTTCATGAAAGATAAGCCTGTCTCCGAGAAAGAGATCGGCACCCAAATATTGAAGGAAGTCATTGACTATTCGGAGTCGGCAGTGTGCCGTAGGAAGCAGATTCTGCACTATTTCGGTGAGAAATTCGATGAAACAGGTTGTAACAGTATGTGTGATAACTGCCGTTCGCAAAAGACCTATTTCGATGCAGAAGAATCCTTGTTAACGGTGTTGGGTTTCATTAAGGAACAGGGTGATAAGTTCGACGATCAGCACATTATCAATGTTTTGATCGGGCAGAATAACCAGCCTATTTCTTCCTATAAGCATGATACACACCCATTATTCGGTTCCGGTAAGGAACAGGGGGTTAATTATTGGAATTCCCTGATTCGTCAGGCGGAGCTTGCGGATTTCATCAAGAAAGATATTGATCATTATGGGCTCTTGCAGCTTACTGAGGGTGGAAAGAAATATTTGGCCAATCCATATCCATTGAAGTTCATTTTGAACAGACCGATGGAAATGTCGGGGACAGATGGCGCCGATGAAGGTGCTGGCCAAACGGCGGCTTTGGATGCGGAATTATTGAAGATGTTGAAGGAACTTCGGAAGAAGCTCGCCAAGCAACGGTCTTTGCCTCCATTTGTCATCTTCCAAGATCCTTCCCTGGATGAAATGTGTACCCACTATCCTGTGACCATTGAGGAGCTGAAGAAGATCCAAGGCGTCGGATCGGGTAAGGCCATGAAATTCGGTGCGCCATTCGTGGAATTGATCAAGAATTATGTCGAAGAAAACGATATTGACCGCCCACAGGATCTGGTGATCAAGAGTACGGCGAATAAATCGGCATTGAAGGTGTCCATTATCCAGAATATTGATCGGAAGATCAGTTTGGAAGATATTGCTTCGTCCAAAGGGATCAGCTATGAGGACATGCTGAAGGAAGTGGAGTCCATCGTAAATTCAGGTACGAAGTTGAACATCG is a genomic window containing:
- a CDS encoding pyridoxal phosphate-dependent aminotransferase; this encodes MPSISQKGIDMPASPIRKLTPFADQAKKEGKKIYHLNIGQPDIETPEIMLNALKNIDFKVWAYTPSEGTLSYRTKLAEYYNKINYNITPNDILVTNGGSEAITIAMQACLNPGEEVIIPEPFYANYNGFACSADIVVKPIMSVIDNGFALPSIADFEKVITEKTKAIAICNPNNPTGYLYSREELEALKELCLKHDLYLFSDEAYREFCYDGREFISPMQLEGLEQHVVVFDTVSKRYSACGARIGCIITKNKELYQTSLKFAQARLSPSLEGQIAGEAAVDTPDSYFEAVSKEYTARRDTLVNGLNQIDGVFCPNPGGAFYVIAKLPIDNADKFCQWMLEKFSYNNETVMMAPATGFYSTPGAGSNEVRLAYVLNQDDLKNALVCLEKALQEYPGRTA
- a CDS encoding DUF1573 domain-containing protein, encoding MKKITSICAVVIAFISLTAMGMLAAEFKFDKETHDFGKIPVNKPVSYEYKFSNSGDQPIIISDVQPTCGCSVAEFTKTPVKPGEAGTIKVTFNAAAKGPFTKSFIVKSNTKTPVKTLTIKGIVE
- a CDS encoding KpsF/GutQ family sugar-phosphate isomerase translates to MKNNIDIKMLAQSTFELEAANVLALSEKIDEDFVQVIEQIVTLKGRVILTGIGKSAIIAQKIVATLNSTGTPAIFMHAADAIHGDLGIIQQDDLIIAISKSGNTPEIKVLVPYLKQTGNTLVAMVGNKSSFLAEQADYILDTSITREACPNNLAPTTSTTVQLAMGDAIAVCLQNLRQFTDQDFAKYHPGGALGKQLYLKVGDLSDHNGLPEVEQDADVRSVLISITTYRLGATVVTEQGKILGIITDGDIRRMLEKHTDVTGLTAKDIMSLNPKTIDKTELAASALHVMRQNSISQLVVTHDGVYAGIIHLQDILKEGII
- the recQ gene encoding DNA helicase RecQ; the protein is MEIEKSLFDNLQDFFGFDTFKGDQEAIITNILNKKDTFVIMPTGGGKSICYQLPAMMSEGTAIVISPLIALMKNQVDQLRAFGGRDSIAHFLNSSLTKNEVQRVKQDVQDGKTKLLYVAPESLAKEENVSFLRNNKVSFVAVDEAHCISEWGHDFRPEYRKIRQVINEIGDNIPIIALTATATPKVQSDIRKNLQMTDATLFKSSFNRTNLYYEVRPKQDVIKQIVRFIKNNTGKAGIVYCLSRKKVEEIAEVLNINGIKSLPYHAGLDAKTRAETQDKFLMEDIEVIVATIAFGMGIDKPDVRYVIHHDIPKSMEGYYQETGRAGRDGGEGYCLAFYSEKDVEKLTKFMKDKPVSEKEIGTQILKEVIDYSESAVCRRKQILHYFGEKFDETGCNSMCDNCRSQKTYFDAEESLLTVLGFIKEQGDKFDDQHIINVLIGQNNQPISSYKHDTHPLFGSGKEQGVNYWNSLIRQAELADFIKKDIDHYGLLQLTEGGKKYLANPYPLKFILNRPMEMSGTDGADEGAGQTAALDAELLKMLKELRKKLAKQRSLPPFVIFQDPSLDEMCTHYPVTIEELKKIQGVGSGKAMKFGAPFVELIKNYVEENDIDRPQDLVIKSTANKSALKVSIIQNIDRKISLEDIASSKGISYEDMLKEVESIVNSGTKLNIGYFVDEMIDQDRQDEVYDYFRSAENDAIESALDELGEEDYSYEDIQLMRIKFMSELGN